In Methylocystis sp. IM3, the following are encoded in one genomic region:
- a CDS encoding multicopper oxidase domain-containing protein, whose amino-acid sequence EFVYHCHILEHEDSGMMAKIQVVPAPR is encoded by the coding sequence GAGTTCGTCTATCACTGTCACATCCTCGAACATGAGGACAGCGGCATGATGGCGAAAATCCAGGTGGTTCCGGCGCCCCGCTGA